The following are from one region of the Paenibacillus sabinae T27 genome:
- a CDS encoding phage antirepressor translates to MNQLQQFMYGHKEVRSTLIDGQPWFIAKDVCDVLGLTNPTMAIQTLDEDERAKFNLGRQGETNIVNEPGLYSLILGSRKQEAKQFKRWITHEVIPSIRRTGTYGIPTNLPDALRLAAEIEEKRVLLEQKIEQDKPKVHFAESVEISKDSILVADLAKLLRQKGIEMGEHRLYKWLREEGYLIKSGSEYNKPTQRSMEMGLFEIKTGHRGSSDGTIKLTYTTKVTGKGQIYFINKFLNAA, encoded by the coding sequence ATGAACCAACTTCAACAATTCATGTACGGTCACAAAGAAGTCCGCAGCACATTAATTGATGGTCAACCTTGGTTTATCGCTAAAGATGTTTGTGATGTTCTTGGATTGACCAATCCAACAATGGCGATTCAAACGCTTGATGAAGATGAACGGGCTAAGTTCAACTTAGGGCGTCAAGGAGAAACAAACATCGTCAACGAACCCGGCCTTTACTCCTTAATCCTCGGAAGCCGAAAACAGGAAGCTAAACAATTCAAACGCTGGATCACGCACGAAGTCATCCCATCTATCCGCCGTACCGGAACTTACGGTATACCAACAAACCTTCCTGATGCGCTGCGATTGGCCGCCGAGATTGAAGAAAAACGTGTCCTATTGGAACAGAAGATCGAACAAGACAAGCCAAAAGTTCATTTTGCTGAATCGGTTGAAATTTCGAAAGATTCCATACTTGTTGCTGATCTCGCAAAGTTATTGAGACAAAAAGGTATAGAGATGGGCGAGCACAGACTTTACAAGTGGCTTCGCGAAGAAGGATATCTTATTAAATCCGGATCAGAGTATAACAAGCCTACACAACGTTCAATGGAAATGGGTCTTTTTGAAATCAAGACAGGCCATCGCGGAAGTTCAGACGGAACAATTAAACTCACCTACACAACAAAGGTTACAGGAAAAGGTCAAATTTACTTCATCAATAAATTTTTAAATGCAGCTTAA
- a CDS encoding DNA-binding protein, with protein MKKHYTIEELPPVLTAQHIADYLLIARLTVYGLFDLPPERGGIRNFPVGKSRRAMKSDLIDWINSQRDQQYEVAKRRMNHIEGVRSIS; from the coding sequence ATGAAGAAACATTACACTATCGAAGAACTTCCGCCAGTGCTTACTGCGCAGCATATCGCTGACTACCTGTTAATTGCTCGACTAACTGTGTATGGACTGTTTGATTTACCGCCAGAACGTGGAGGGATTCGAAACTTCCCGGTCGGAAAATCACGTAGGGCCATGAAATCGGACTTAATCGACTGGATTAACTCACAGAGAGATCAACAATACGAGGTAGCAAAAAGACGGATGAACCATATCGAAGGTGTGAGATCAATATCTTAA
- a CDS encoding ERF family protein, with product MSEEVKMNLYQKISAVMKDVEYLSKDDAIEFKSTKYKAISEEKVTSTVRESLIRHGLVILPVEQSHKREDTLTTVDVKYKIVDIDTGQFEMLASSGTGADTQDKGVGKAMTYSYKYLLLRTFAIPTGEDPDKVSSAELDEKQRVESEKKAAEEQKIMKQMEIKWEILAGSLDGFEQWVDGMKKKKHTIHQMHEVLAKKLLEKNKESA from the coding sequence ATGAGTGAAGAAGTGAAGATGAATCTGTACCAAAAAATTAGCGCGGTCATGAAAGACGTCGAGTATCTTTCCAAGGATGACGCCATTGAGTTCAAATCAACAAAATACAAAGCCATTTCAGAGGAAAAGGTTACTTCTACTGTTCGTGAAAGCCTAATCCGTCACGGTCTTGTAATTCTACCGGTAGAGCAGTCTCACAAACGAGAAGACACGCTGACAACGGTAGATGTGAAATACAAGATCGTGGATATTGACACCGGACAGTTTGAAATGCTGGCAAGCTCCGGTACGGGGGCAGATACCCAGGATAAGGGTGTAGGTAAGGCGATGACATACAGCTACAAATACCTTCTGCTACGTACATTTGCCATCCCTACTGGAGAGGACCCGGACAAGGTTAGCAGCGCAGAGTTGGACGAGAAACAGCGCGTAGAGAGTGAAAAGAAGGCTGCTGAAGAACAGAAGATTATGAAACAAATGGAGATTAAATGGGAAATACTCGCTGGCAGTCTTGACGGGTTTGAACAATGGGTAGACGGCATGAAGAAGAAAAAACATACGATCCATCAGATGCACGAAGTACTGGCAAAGAAATTACTTGAGAAGAACAAGGAGAGTGCCTAA
- the ssb gene encoding single-stranded DNA-binding protein, whose amino-acid sequence MLNKFICIGRWSKDVDLKYTSSGKAVASSSIAINERYGDNDNTTFLPVVMWGKTAENTAQYSGKGRMVAIEGRIQVRSWDSDNGRRYATEVVADNVKFLDRAESNDRQQQGSGQSGRDPFAGDGKPIDISDDDLPF is encoded by the coding sequence ATGTTAAACAAATTCATCTGCATTGGTCGTTGGTCAAAGGATGTCGACTTGAAATATACGAGCTCAGGGAAAGCGGTGGCCTCTTCTTCAATCGCCATTAACGAGCGATACGGAGACAACGATAATACGACATTCCTTCCGGTAGTCATGTGGGGAAAAACGGCAGAGAACACGGCACAGTACAGCGGAAAGGGCCGGATGGTAGCAATTGAGGGGCGCATTCAGGTGCGCTCCTGGGATTCGGACAACGGCAGACGGTACGCGACAGAGGTCGTAGCTGATAACGTTAAATTTCTGGACCGTGCAGAATCGAATGACCGTCAACAACAAGGTTCCGGCCAGTCTGGACGAGACCCATTCGCCGGAGACGGTAAACCTATCGACATCTCAGACGATGACCTACCGTTCTAG
- a CDS encoding zinc-finger domain-containing protein, with translation MDRKQVIKDIDKILRTECDHCEMKKLPGYRSSSSNRLSHHCINECEVGQKLQGMSVKLNDTLPRNMRKGKSA, from the coding sequence ATGGATCGCAAACAAGTAATCAAAGATATCGACAAGATACTACGCACCGAATGTGACCACTGCGAAATGAAGAAGCTGCCGGGATACCGTTCATCCTCCAGCAATCGCCTGAGTCACCACTGTATCAATGAGTGCGAGGTAGGACAGAAGCTGCAAGGTATGAGCGTCAAGCTCAACGATACGTTACCGCGCAATATGAGGAAGGGGAAGAGCGCATGA
- a CDS encoding DUF3310 domain-containing protein, which translates to MSDMVNNPPHYTAGKVECIDAIDAATTGLTGSEAYCTGAALKYLWRWKRKNGLEDLKKAQWYINRLIQEQEDTK; encoded by the coding sequence ATGAGTGACATGGTAAATAATCCACCGCATTATACAGCCGGTAAAGTGGAGTGTATTGACGCAATAGACGCAGCAACAACCGGCCTAACCGGCAGTGAGGCGTATTGCACAGGCGCAGCGTTGAAATATCTCTGGCGCTGGAAACGAAAGAATGGGCTGGAGGACTTGAAAAAGGCTCAGTGGTACATCAATCGGCTGATTCAAGAACAGGAGGACACGAAATGA
- a CDS encoding helix-turn-helix domain-containing protein: MIKSNLPMLMAEKKIRSINKLSKETGVSAPALGRLYDGTNIRIDYSTIEALCDYFGIGIGELLEFVPPKKEY, from the coding sequence ATGATAAAAAGTAATCTACCAATGCTAATGGCTGAAAAAAAGATTCGTAGTATCAATAAATTGTCAAAGGAAACAGGCGTGAGCGCTCCAGCGTTAGGCCGTCTTTATGATGGGACGAATATCCGTATCGACTATTCCACCATTGAAGCGCTCTGCGACTATTTCGGCATTGGAATTGGTGAGTTACTGGAGTTCGTTCCTCCTAAGAAGGAGTATTAA
- a CDS encoding DUF4373 domain-containing protein: protein MAKKAPFFSHDMNARYDPKMSAMRGVYGAEGYGWFWMLIEMMAEADGYQLDYKSKYVFNAYAMQLQCKPEQVSKFVSDCIDEFELFASDDSYFWSNSLRKRMQYRDSVSEKRAAAANKRWENQQSNANASNEDANAMQSDANKTKQNKTKLNYQEDDISPNQLILGWINKYSLKCKGVNQLEEITSFVGIVDIEVIELAIKKAEKKNVPYAIQIIQDLISEGKTTKESVQPSRVVKLEKEQKATSYQDHVMKLQQEMRNRNEYADGDAVNL from the coding sequence GTGGCTAAAAAGGCACCATTCTTTTCTCATGATATGAACGCCAGATACGACCCGAAGATGTCAGCAATGCGCGGTGTTTATGGTGCTGAAGGCTACGGTTGGTTCTGGATGCTGATTGAAATGATGGCTGAGGCAGATGGATACCAATTGGACTATAAAAGCAAATACGTATTCAATGCATATGCAATGCAATTGCAATGCAAACCTGAGCAAGTTAGTAAATTTGTATCAGATTGCATAGATGAGTTTGAACTTTTTGCATCGGACGACAGCTATTTTTGGTCCAATTCTCTACGAAAAAGGATGCAATATCGTGACTCTGTATCCGAAAAAAGGGCCGCAGCAGCTAATAAACGGTGGGAAAACCAACAATCAAATGCAAATGCATCAAATGAAGATGCAAATGCAATGCAAAGTGATGCAAACAAAACTAAACAAAACAAAACAAAACTAAACTATCAAGAAGACGACATATCTCCCAATCAATTGATACTTGGATGGATCAATAAATACAGTCTGAAATGCAAAGGTGTGAACCAGCTTGAAGAAATAACATCTTTCGTCGGAATAGTGGACATTGAAGTTATCGAGTTGGCAATAAAGAAGGCTGAAAAGAAGAATGTGCCTTATGCGATCCAAATCATTCAGGATTTGATTTCAGAAGGAAAAACAACAAAAGAGTCAGTGCAACCATCCAGAGTAGTGAAACTCGAGAAGGAGCAAAAGGCCACTTCATACCAAGATCATGTCATGAAACTCCAGCAAGAAATGAGGAACCGAAATGAATATGCCGATGGAGACGCAGTTAATCTCTGA
- a CDS encoding replicative DNA helicase, whose translation MNMPMETQLISEQHIQAERSVIAVVLQGKNVLDELAGYILPEDFQEIAFRHVYQAALSLYNKNEPVDIVTISAKLQQQKVLEEIGGVTNLSRIASSEITAFNTMYYAKIIKRQSIRVKGLALSGDIQAVTFEDDFETPEEYLQIIDSLVSQMRPETKGAMKGFSDTQDDYMEFIQTKTTNIKTGFQKFDDWSGGIGRGWLYIMAGRPSIGKTAKALQMAVCMARQDAGDVLIWSLEMTTNQLKDRMISNMSGVNYGQIRQKQVGEFELKRIQKAHDTLNNYALMIDDSPGVTFDHVRATARQIHRKKGRLGAIFVDYLTRMNIKQQKGETWSRSVGEVAKRFKWLAQELDCPVILLAQLSREGAEGAPQLHHLRDSGEIEQEADTVEFLWQDPEETSRDGVVVQSTIAKGRHTGTAAFKYLFKGWVQRYEDYR comes from the coding sequence ATGAATATGCCGATGGAGACGCAGTTAATCTCTGAACAGCACATTCAGGCCGAACGAAGCGTTATAGCGGTTGTGCTGCAAGGGAAAAACGTATTGGACGAGCTAGCCGGATACATTTTGCCCGAAGATTTTCAGGAAATCGCATTCCGGCATGTCTACCAAGCGGCGTTATCCCTTTATAACAAGAACGAGCCGGTTGACATCGTGACCATTAGCGCAAAGCTTCAGCAGCAAAAGGTACTTGAAGAAATCGGCGGTGTGACAAACCTTTCTCGCATCGCTAGTTCCGAAATTACAGCTTTCAACACGATGTATTACGCAAAGATCATTAAGCGTCAGTCCATACGTGTTAAAGGATTGGCACTGTCCGGAGATATACAAGCAGTCACGTTCGAGGACGACTTTGAAACGCCAGAAGAATATTTGCAGATCATTGACAGCCTTGTATCGCAGATGCGTCCTGAAACCAAAGGAGCGATGAAGGGATTTTCTGACACTCAGGACGATTACATGGAATTCATTCAAACCAAAACGACAAATATCAAAACGGGATTCCAGAAATTTGACGACTGGTCAGGTGGAATCGGAAGAGGATGGCTGTACATAATGGCAGGCCGTCCGAGCATTGGTAAAACGGCAAAAGCGTTGCAAATGGCAGTATGTATGGCTAGGCAAGACGCCGGAGACGTTCTGATATGGTCGCTCGAAATGACGACAAACCAGTTAAAGGACCGGATGATATCAAACATGTCCGGCGTGAACTATGGGCAGATCAGACAAAAACAGGTCGGAGAGTTTGAGTTGAAGCGAATACAGAAGGCTCATGATACGCTTAACAACTACGCTTTGATGATCGACGACAGCCCGGGCGTAACTTTCGATCACGTTAGGGCAACGGCAAGGCAGATTCACCGCAAGAAAGGACGGTTGGGAGCCATATTCGTGGACTATCTCACCCGGATGAACATCAAGCAGCAAAAAGGAGAAACATGGAGCCGGTCGGTTGGCGAGGTTGCGAAGCGTTTTAAGTGGCTGGCCCAGGAGTTGGATTGCCCGGTTATCCTGCTGGCCCAGCTAAGCCGGGAAGGAGCAGAGGGAGCGCCGCAGCTTCATCACTTACGGGATTCCGGGGAGATCGAGCAAGAGGCCGACACGGTTGAGTTCCTATGGCAAGACCCGGAAGAGACGAGCCGTGATGGAGTTGTCGTCCAATCAACGATAGCGAAGGGCCGGCATACAGGAACGGCAGCTTTTAAGTACTTGTTCAAAGGATGGGTTCAAAGATATGAAGACTACCGATAG
- a CDS encoding LIM domain-containing protein, with amino-acid sequence MEYQEYENALDAGFTFQCNECNQEITKEDGWVWMNGNLYCSDCEE; translated from the coding sequence ATGGAATATCAGGAATACGAAAATGCCTTAGATGCTGGATTTACATTTCAGTGTAACGAGTGCAATCAAGAAATAACAAAAGAAGATGGATGGGTATGGATGAACGGAAATTTATACTGCTCAGACTGCGAAGAATAA
- a CDS encoding BC1872 family protein, translated as MTLTREEILNRTPGPELDALIAEHIFRWRRIKGPSFDYDGPCDSNDVLVPPTITSQEEAFRYMPPKGAIPFTYFVNRGWSKDISAAWEVVDKMRNNKIYLDVRVWPVDYQVLPHQDENNKLVDRWIVKKQSLPESICKAALLAVLNL; from the coding sequence ATGACACTCACAAGGGAAGAGATACTAAACCGGACGCCGGGGCCGGAACTGGACGCACTCATTGCTGAACACATCTTTCGGTGGCGGAGAATAAAAGGTCCGAGCTTTGACTATGACGGACCTTGTGATTCAAATGATGTACTTGTTCCACCAACTATAACAAGCCAAGAAGAAGCATTTAGGTACATGCCGCCAAAGGGAGCTATACCTTTCACCTATTTTGTAAATCGTGGTTGGTCAAAGGACATATCCGCAGCATGGGAAGTAGTAGACAAGATGCGTAATAACAAAATCTATTTGGACGTAAGAGTATGGCCGGTCGATTACCAAGTATTGCCGCATCAAGATGAAAACAACAAACTCGTTGATCGGTGGATCGTGAAGAAGCAGAGTCTGCCAGAATCCATATGCAAGGCTGCATTACTGGCTGTACTGAACTTATAA
- a CDS encoding DUF1064 domain-containing protein, protein MRSSLKHKYGAVKTVVGDIVFDSKKEARRYKELMLMKRAGIVTDVQLQPVYELVPKFTHKATGEKIRAVTYKGDFLVTYADGRQEIEDAKGMKTEVYKLKRKLFMNKYPELTIKEV, encoded by the coding sequence ATGAGAAGCAGCCTAAAGCATAAATACGGAGCGGTGAAGACGGTTGTAGGCGATATTGTTTTCGACAGCAAGAAAGAAGCGCGGAGATATAAAGAGTTAATGCTCATGAAACGCGCTGGGATCGTCACAGACGTGCAGTTGCAGCCGGTATATGAATTAGTACCGAAGTTCACGCACAAGGCCACAGGAGAGAAAATACGGGCCGTAACGTATAAGGGTGATTTCCTTGTTACCTACGCAGACGGACGCCAAGAAATCGAGGATGCCAAAGGGATGAAGACGGAGGTTTACAAGCTCAAACGCAAACTGTTCATGAATAAGTATCCGGAATTGACCATAAAGGAGGTATGA